A stretch of the Ensifer sp. PDNC004 genome encodes the following:
- a CDS encoding peptidylprolyl isomerase: protein MLEFLRSAAQTWVVKGLLIVLVLSFMVWGGSSLTMTNQSDAVVVVGDVKVKPPEFRLAYETMLAQASRQLGTRLTPQQARAFGIEQRVYSQIVAGAALDQLANDMNLGLSQDRLAKLIADDPAFHSVNGQFDRMTFTSVLRNAGLREQDYINSQSQTAIRSQIVDALSDGYVAPKVLTDAIGAYRHEKRTIDYLLLSNANIDPVKVPGDDVLSPWYDNRKANYRAPEYRKITYVKLEPTDVADPTVVTDDEIRAEYERRKESFRSAAARTIEQLSFTSREAADAASAKLAAGTSFDDLVKAEGKSSADVLLGEFTKDRVPDAKIGEAAFALQADGVTPVVDGAFGPVILRVTNIRPETVRSLDEVKEELRKDIALSTAGEEVMRLHDKIEDERASGAPIKEVADQLKLKFVTVDAVDATGKDKNGDDVVGLPEQAALLQEVFKADVGAETLPVNVGREGYVWFDLDEVIPARDRTMDEARDEIGADWMAEQQRAALAKKAGELKQRVEQGAKLADVATELGLVVETKAGLTRATADVALSPAAVAAAFSGANGFVTNAPGIGGEGQILLQVTSVDTAGPADVLQDDSRQIEALARVSGEDILDQMVATLQAAYGVSINQTLAETAIAQR, encoded by the coding sequence ATGCTCGAATTTCTGAGAAGCGCCGCCCAGACCTGGGTCGTCAAAGGCCTGCTAATCGTTCTCGTTCTGTCGTTCATGGTGTGGGGCGGCTCGTCGCTGACGATGACCAACCAGTCGGACGCGGTGGTCGTCGTCGGTGACGTCAAGGTCAAGCCCCCGGAATTCCGGCTCGCCTACGAGACCATGCTGGCACAAGCATCCCGCCAGCTCGGCACGCGGCTGACGCCGCAGCAGGCGCGCGCTTTCGGCATCGAACAGCGGGTCTATTCGCAGATCGTCGCCGGCGCCGCTCTCGACCAGCTCGCCAACGACATGAATCTCGGCCTGTCGCAGGATCGGCTCGCAAAGCTCATCGCCGACGATCCGGCATTCCACAGCGTCAACGGCCAGTTCGACCGAATGACGTTCACGAGCGTGCTGCGCAATGCGGGCCTGCGCGAACAGGATTACATCAACAGCCAGAGCCAGACCGCGATCCGCTCCCAGATCGTCGACGCGCTGTCGGATGGCTATGTCGCTCCGAAGGTTCTCACCGACGCGATCGGCGCCTACCGGCACGAGAAGCGCACGATCGATTACCTGCTGCTCTCGAATGCCAACATCGATCCCGTCAAGGTGCCCGGCGACGACGTGCTTTCTCCCTGGTACGACAACCGCAAGGCGAACTACCGCGCGCCGGAGTATCGCAAGATCACCTACGTGAAGCTCGAGCCGACCGACGTCGCCGATCCGACCGTTGTGACCGACGACGAGATCCGCGCCGAATACGAACGCCGCAAGGAAAGCTTCCGCAGCGCTGCCGCGCGGACCATCGAACAGCTCTCCTTCACCTCGCGTGAAGCCGCAGACGCGGCGTCGGCAAAGCTTGCTGCCGGCACCAGCTTCGACGATCTCGTGAAGGCCGAAGGCAAGTCCTCCGCCGACGTACTTCTCGGCGAATTCACCAAGGATCGCGTTCCCGACGCCAAGATCGGCGAAGCCGCTTTTGCGCTGCAGGCCGACGGCGTGACCCCGGTTGTCGACGGTGCCTTCGGTCCCGTCATCCTGCGCGTGACGAACATTCGCCCGGAAACCGTCCGCAGCCTCGACGAAGTGAAGGAAGAACTGCGCAAGGACATCGCCCTGTCCACGGCGGGCGAGGAAGTGATGCGCCTGCATGACAAGATCGAAGACGAGCGCGCTTCCGGCGCGCCGATCAAGGAAGTCGCCGACCAGCTCAAGCTGAAGTTCGTAACCGTCGATGCGGTGGACGCGACCGGCAAGGACAAGAACGGCGATGACGTCGTCGGCCTGCCGGAACAGGCAGCTCTTCTCCAGGAAGTCTTCAAGGCCGACGTCGGCGCCGAAACCCTGCCGGTGAATGTCGGCCGAGAAGGTTACGTCTGGTTCGACCTCGATGAAGTCATTCCAGCGCGCGATCGCACGATGGACGAAGCCCGCGACGAAATCGGCGCCGACTGGATGGCCGAGCAGCAGCGTGCAGCCCTGGCCAAGAAGGCCGGTGAACTGAAGCAGCGCGTCGAACAGGGCGCAAAGCTCGCCGACGTCGCGACCGAACTCGGCCTCGTCGTCGAAACCAAGGCAGGCCTGACGCGCGCAACCGCGGACGTCGCTCTCAGCCCGGCGGCCGTCGCCGCCGCCTTCTCCGGCGCGAACGGCTTTGTCACCAATGCTCCCGGCATCGGCGGCGAAGGTCAGATCCTTCTGCAGGTCACCTCGGTCGACACCGCCGGCCCGGCAGACGTGCTGCAGGACGACAGCCGCCAGATCGAGGCCCTCGCCCGCGTCAGCGGCGAGGACATCCTGGACCAGATGGTCGCCACGCTGCAGGCCGCCTACGGCGTTTCGATCAACCAGACGCTCGCTGAAACCGCCATTGCGCAACGATAG
- the trpD gene encoding anthranilate phosphoribosyltransferase, with the protein MSDLKPFVAKVAAREALNREDARAAFEIIMSGAATPSQIGGFLMALRVRGETVDEIVGAVGAMRARMLPVDAPADAVDIVGTGGDGAGTYNISTLASLIVAGAGVPVAKHGNRALSSKSGTADALSCLGVKLDIGPEAISKCIREAGVGFMFAQQHHSAMRHVGPTRVELGTRTIFNLLGPLSNPAGVKRQLVGVYAPQWVQPLAEVLRDLGSDNVWVVHGDGLDEITTTGTTEVAELKDGKISTFTLTPADFGLQTVTIDALKGGDGAHNAVALQAVLNGAENPYRDISLANAAASLMIAGRAKDLTEGMALARQSLSSGGAKTALQRLISVSNAA; encoded by the coding sequence ATGAGTGATCTGAAGCCATTCGTCGCCAAGGTCGCCGCCCGCGAGGCGCTGAACCGCGAAGACGCACGTGCCGCCTTCGAAATCATCATGTCGGGTGCCGCAACGCCGTCGCAGATCGGCGGCTTTCTGATGGCATTGCGGGTGCGCGGCGAAACCGTCGATGAAATCGTCGGCGCGGTGGGCGCGATGCGCGCCCGCATGCTGCCGGTCGATGCCCCGGCGGACGCGGTCGATATCGTTGGTACCGGCGGCGACGGCGCCGGCACCTACAACATCTCGACGCTTGCATCGCTGATCGTCGCCGGCGCGGGCGTGCCGGTTGCCAAGCACGGCAACCGCGCGCTGAGCTCGAAGTCGGGCACGGCCGACGCGCTCTCCTGCCTCGGCGTCAAGCTCGACATCGGTCCGGAAGCGATCTCGAAATGCATCCGCGAGGCCGGTGTCGGCTTCATGTTCGCCCAGCAACACCATTCCGCCATGCGCCATGTCGGCCCGACGCGGGTGGAGCTTGGAACGCGTACGATCTTCAACCTGCTCGGTCCGCTCTCGAACCCCGCAGGCGTCAAGCGCCAGCTCGTCGGCGTCTACGCGCCGCAGTGGGTGCAGCCGCTCGCCGAAGTGCTGCGCGATCTCGGCTCGGACAATGTCTGGGTCGTTCACGGCGACGGCCTCGACGAGATCACCACGACAGGCACGACCGAGGTCGCCGAACTCAAGGACGGCAAGATTTCGACCTTCACGCTGACGCCGGCGGATTTCGGGCTTCAGACGGTGACGATCGATGCGCTCAAGGGCGGCGACGGTGCGCACAATGCGGTCGCGCTCCAGGCGGTGCTCAACGGTGCCGAGAACCCCTATCGGGACATTTCCCTTGCCAATGCGGCCGCATCGCTGATGATAGCCGGACGGGCAAAGGACCTCACCGAAGGCATGGCGCTCGCGCGCCAGTCGCTTTCAAGCGGCGGCGCGAAGACCGCGCTGCAGCGCCTGATCAGCGTTTCGAACGCGGCCTGA